Proteins from a genomic interval of Chelonoidis abingdonii isolate Lonesome George chromosome 7, CheloAbing_2.0, whole genome shotgun sequence:
- the PODN gene encoding podocan isoform X1: protein MNRKCNDPAQNRLLGVGGGVEMLPSSRSLLVLWLLVFSYNMIHGHNEEDNEFLENSSKLLNPDPNFLAPDCPRDCTCTQEGVVDCGGIDLKEFPIDLPESTNHLSLQNNQIEEIFPEELARLYRLETLNLQNNRLTSKGLPEEAFEQLENLNYLYLANNKLTLAPKFLPNTLISADFAANYITKIYGLTFGQKPNLRSVYLHNNKLSDAGLPDNMFNGSNNVEILIMSSNFLKYVPKNLPPALYKLHLKNNKLEKIPIGAFNDLAGLRELYLQNNYLTNEGMDNETFWKLSSLEYLDLSSNNLSQIPSGLPRNIVLLHLEKNAIKTIGRDVLIQIRNLEYLLLHNNKLKARGIHPLAFQGLKKLHTVHLYNNMLERIPSGLPRRVKTLMILHNQISEINRNDFATTYLLEELNLSYNKITSFHIHREAFRKLRLLKSLDLSGNNLHILPFGFPKNLQILKLKENDISTIPRRALARMTKLQELYLSNNKLRVNSIHRGAWRELSSLQLLDMGGNQLISIPSDLPGSLEYLYLQNNKITMISENAFESTPNIKGIFLRYNKIAVGAVKESTFQSLKHLQVLDIEGNFEFSDTSKNRDNSEEEEEEEEEEEESR, encoded by the exons atgaacaggaaatgcaatGATCCTGCCCAAAACAGAttgttgggggtagggggaggag TGGAAATGCTTCCAAGCAGCAGATCCCTGCTGGTGCTGTGGCTTTTGGTATTTAGCTACAACATGATCCATGGTCACAATGAGGAAGACAATGAGTTTCTGGAAAATTCATCCAAATTACTGAATCCAGACCCTAATTTCCTGGCTCCAGACTGCCCTAGAGACTGCACCTGCACCCAAGAAGGAGTTGTGGATTGTGGAGGGATCGATCTGAAAGAATTTCCTATAGATTTACCAGAGTCAACAAACCACCTTTCCTTGCag AATAACCAGATAGAAGAAATCTTTCCAGAAGAGCTTGCACGTCTTTACAGACTAGAAACTCTCAATTTACAGAACAACAGGCTCACTTCGAAAG GGCTTCCAGAGGAGGCATTTGAACAGCTGGAGAACCTGAATTACCTGTACCTTGCAAACAATAAG cTAACTCTGGCTCCGAAATTCCTACCAAATACTTTGATCAGTGCGGATTTTGCAGCCAATTACATCACAAAGATTTATGGGCTCACATTTGGACAGAAGCCAAACCTGAG ATCTGTGTATCTTCACAACAATAAACTTTCAGATGCTGGGTTACCTGATAATATGTTCAATGGCTCTAATAATGTGGAGATATTGATTATGTCCAGCAATTTTCTGAAGTATGTTCCAAAGAACCTGCCTCCAGCACTATATAAACTACACTTAAAG AACAACAAACTGGAAAAGATTCCCATAGGAGCATTCAATGATCTTGCGGGCCTTCGAGAGCTGTATTTGCAGAACAACTACTTGACTAATGAAGGGATGGACAATGAAACCTTCTG GAAACTATCCAGCCTTGAATATCTAGATTTGTCCAGCAATAACCTTTCACAAATCCCGAGTGGCTTACCTCGAAACATcgtcctccttcacctggagaagaATGCAATTAAGACAATTGGCAGGGACGTCTTGATCCAAATTAGAAACCTTGAGTACCTTCTACTTCACAACAACAAATTAAAAGCCCGAGGGATCCACCCGCTAGCCTTCCAGGGTTTGAAGAAGCTGCACACTGTCCACTTGTACAACAATATGCTGGAAAGGATTCCCAGTGGGCTACCTCGGCGAGTGAAGACACTTATGATACTTCACAACCAGATCTCTGAGATTAACAGAAATGACTTTGCTACCACTTACTTACTGGAGGAGCTAAACTTGAGTTACAATAAGATCACAAGTTTTCATATCCATCGGGAGGCCTTCCGCAAGCTGAGACTGCTGAAGTCCTTGGATCTTTCTGGGAACAACCTCCACATACTGCCCTTCGGCTTTCCAAAGAACTTGCAGATTCTGAAACTGAAGGAGAACGACATAAGCACCATTCCAAGAAGAGCCCTGGCAAGAATGACAAAGCTGCAGGAGCTCTATCTGAGCAACAATAAACTCAGAGTCAATTCCATTCACAGGGGAGCATGGAGAGAACTCAGCAGTCTCCAG CTATTAGATATGGGTGGCAATCAGCTGATTTCTATTCCATCGGACCTGCCAGGATCCCTAGAATATCTATATCTCCAGAACAACAAGATCACCATGATATCAGAGAATGCCTTTGAATCCACACCCAACataaaaggaattttcctcag
- the PODN gene encoding podocan isoform X2: MLPSSRSLLVLWLLVFSYNMIHGHNEEDNEFLENSSKLLNPDPNFLAPDCPRDCTCTQEGVVDCGGIDLKEFPIDLPESTNHLSLQNNQIEEIFPEELARLYRLETLNLQNNRLTSKGLPEEAFEQLENLNYLYLANNKLTLAPKFLPNTLISADFAANYITKIYGLTFGQKPNLRSVYLHNNKLSDAGLPDNMFNGSNNVEILIMSSNFLKYVPKNLPPALYKLHLKNNKLEKIPIGAFNDLAGLRELYLQNNYLTNEGMDNETFWKLSSLEYLDLSSNNLSQIPSGLPRNIVLLHLEKNAIKTIGRDVLIQIRNLEYLLLHNNKLKARGIHPLAFQGLKKLHTVHLYNNMLERIPSGLPRRVKTLMILHNQISEINRNDFATTYLLEELNLSYNKITSFHIHREAFRKLRLLKSLDLSGNNLHILPFGFPKNLQILKLKENDISTIPRRALARMTKLQELYLSNNKLRVNSIHRGAWRELSSLQLLDMGGNQLISIPSDLPGSLEYLYLQNNKITMISENAFESTPNIKGIFLRYNKIAVGAVKESTFQSLKHLQVLDIEGNFEFSDTSKNRDNSEEEEEEEEEEEESR; encoded by the exons ATGCTTCCAAGCAGCAGATCCCTGCTGGTGCTGTGGCTTTTGGTATTTAGCTACAACATGATCCATGGTCACAATGAGGAAGACAATGAGTTTCTGGAAAATTCATCCAAATTACTGAATCCAGACCCTAATTTCCTGGCTCCAGACTGCCCTAGAGACTGCACCTGCACCCAAGAAGGAGTTGTGGATTGTGGAGGGATCGATCTGAAAGAATTTCCTATAGATTTACCAGAGTCAACAAACCACCTTTCCTTGCag AATAACCAGATAGAAGAAATCTTTCCAGAAGAGCTTGCACGTCTTTACAGACTAGAAACTCTCAATTTACAGAACAACAGGCTCACTTCGAAAG GGCTTCCAGAGGAGGCATTTGAACAGCTGGAGAACCTGAATTACCTGTACCTTGCAAACAATAAG cTAACTCTGGCTCCGAAATTCCTACCAAATACTTTGATCAGTGCGGATTTTGCAGCCAATTACATCACAAAGATTTATGGGCTCACATTTGGACAGAAGCCAAACCTGAG ATCTGTGTATCTTCACAACAATAAACTTTCAGATGCTGGGTTACCTGATAATATGTTCAATGGCTCTAATAATGTGGAGATATTGATTATGTCCAGCAATTTTCTGAAGTATGTTCCAAAGAACCTGCCTCCAGCACTATATAAACTACACTTAAAG AACAACAAACTGGAAAAGATTCCCATAGGAGCATTCAATGATCTTGCGGGCCTTCGAGAGCTGTATTTGCAGAACAACTACTTGACTAATGAAGGGATGGACAATGAAACCTTCTG GAAACTATCCAGCCTTGAATATCTAGATTTGTCCAGCAATAACCTTTCACAAATCCCGAGTGGCTTACCTCGAAACATcgtcctccttcacctggagaagaATGCAATTAAGACAATTGGCAGGGACGTCTTGATCCAAATTAGAAACCTTGAGTACCTTCTACTTCACAACAACAAATTAAAAGCCCGAGGGATCCACCCGCTAGCCTTCCAGGGTTTGAAGAAGCTGCACACTGTCCACTTGTACAACAATATGCTGGAAAGGATTCCCAGTGGGCTACCTCGGCGAGTGAAGACACTTATGATACTTCACAACCAGATCTCTGAGATTAACAGAAATGACTTTGCTACCACTTACTTACTGGAGGAGCTAAACTTGAGTTACAATAAGATCACAAGTTTTCATATCCATCGGGAGGCCTTCCGCAAGCTGAGACTGCTGAAGTCCTTGGATCTTTCTGGGAACAACCTCCACATACTGCCCTTCGGCTTTCCAAAGAACTTGCAGATTCTGAAACTGAAGGAGAACGACATAAGCACCATTCCAAGAAGAGCCCTGGCAAGAATGACAAAGCTGCAGGAGCTCTATCTGAGCAACAATAAACTCAGAGTCAATTCCATTCACAGGGGAGCATGGAGAGAACTCAGCAGTCTCCAG CTATTAGATATGGGTGGCAATCAGCTGATTTCTATTCCATCGGACCTGCCAGGATCCCTAGAATATCTATATCTCCAGAACAACAAGATCACCATGATATCAGAGAATGCCTTTGAATCCACACCCAACataaaaggaattttcctcag